From Mustela nigripes isolate SB6536 chromosome 13, MUSNIG.SB6536, whole genome shotgun sequence, one genomic window encodes:
- the LOC131998968 gene encoding uncharacterized protein LOC131998968 — protein sequence MFMACTAQVGLGSWLFLLQTHRPTRDKDKPCASSCHQRSSAGEGMWLLPRLRPAAIQAVCKHSVGAKTDENPAGIRGAPGRAGHREGPLEGSWVFASKKARCLLDREFSRGRHSYLEHLTQAKYRFQTPHAPGDALSLHQHGACTSSRIPRVHRAAQGDEEACTGRAQPTPESDEEEGAVR from the exons ATGTTCATGGCCTGCACCGCGCAGGTCGGACTCGGGTCTTGGCTCTTCTTGCTTCAGACGCACAG ACCGACACGGGACAAAGACAAGCCCTGTGCTTCCTCGTGTCACCAGCGAAGCTCCGCAGGAGAAGGGATGTGGCTCCTGCCCCGGCTCAGACCTGCGGCCATTCAGGCCGTTTGCAAACACTCGGTGGGTGCAAAGACAGACGAGAACCCAGCCGGCATTCGTGGAGCGCCCGGACGTGCCGGGCACCGCGAGGGCCCTCTGGAAGGATCCTGG GTCTTTGCCTCTAAGAAGGCACGGTGTCTCCTAGACAGAGAGTTCTCCAGGGGCAGACATTCGTATCTTGAGCACCTGACACAGGCCAAGTACAGGTTCCAGACCCCACACGCTCCGGGCGACGCCCTCAGCCTGCATCAGCACGGAGCCTGCACTTCATCCAGAATTCCCCGTGTGCACAGAGCAGCTCAGGGGGATGAGGAAGCGTGCACAGGCCGGGCCCAG CCCACGCCCGAGAGTGACGAGGAGGAAGGAGCCGTCCGGTGA